The following proteins come from a genomic window of Myxococcus stipitatus:
- a CDS encoding ParB/RepB/Spo0J family partition protein — MPTAVVAIEVPLSDISEGNNTRSVYDEAPLAELAASIASHGVQQPILLRMHDDGKLTVAAGFRRFRASFLAGRTTIPATIRTLTDAEALELNLIENLQRADPHPLDEADGFHSLQTAYRYTLADISAKTSKTPAYISRRLQLINLGEPARAAYRARKILDSVAVLIATLRDEVSQAAAVAHLTRDVDPIGLAAAREYIDAHHRLNLKDAPFSTTDAKLVAGVPSCNACPKRSGNALHLFEASPTDLCSDRSCFMTKADATWTQTAEKALAKGHEVLDDAEASTLFSYGTHLPRGSPYLSLTSTCWDDELSRTWEELLAPFHPPIVIARNRELEVVRLVRVEDAQPIIQHLGLAEAASDSSAATPPQSWTPEDAKKREQELKKERRTRKAVVDQALHSVAERAAAEGPTDAVLRFLAAEALSSVSFDTARLVSQLRGFTGTSSECFAGLASSVAALSGAQALGLLSQVLSARWAHSPHVGLHPPALERAAETLAIDLQQIRAEVEAAPQKRAKKAA; from the coding sequence ATGCCGACCGCTGTTGTCGCCATCGAAGTCCCCCTCTCGGACATCTCCGAGGGGAACAACACCCGCAGCGTCTACGACGAGGCCCCGCTCGCCGAACTCGCTGCCTCAATCGCTTCGCACGGAGTGCAGCAGCCCATCCTGCTCAGGATGCACGATGACGGGAAGCTCACCGTCGCCGCTGGATTCCGGCGCTTCCGCGCGTCTTTCCTCGCGGGCCGCACCACCATCCCTGCCACCATTCGCACGCTCACGGATGCCGAGGCCCTCGAACTCAATCTCATCGAGAACCTCCAGCGCGCCGACCCACACCCCCTCGACGAAGCCGATGGCTTCCACTCCCTCCAGACGGCCTACCGCTACACGCTCGCCGACATCTCCGCGAAGACCTCGAAGACGCCGGCCTACATCTCGCGGCGCCTCCAGCTCATCAACCTCGGCGAGCCTGCCCGAGCTGCCTACCGCGCCCGAAAAATCCTCGACTCCGTCGCCGTCCTCATCGCGACCTTGCGCGACGAGGTGTCCCAAGCCGCAGCCGTCGCACATCTCACCAGGGACGTTGACCCAATCGGACTCGCTGCCGCTCGCGAGTACATCGATGCCCACCACCGGCTCAACTTGAAGGACGCCCCCTTCTCCACCACGGACGCGAAACTCGTGGCTGGCGTGCCAAGTTGCAACGCCTGCCCCAAGCGGAGTGGCAACGCCCTCCACTTGTTCGAGGCCAGCCCGACTGACCTGTGTTCGGACCGAAGCTGCTTCATGACCAAGGCCGACGCGACCTGGACACAGACCGCCGAGAAGGCCCTCGCCAAGGGCCACGAGGTCCTCGACGACGCCGAGGCTTCCACCCTCTTCTCCTACGGCACTCATCTCCCCAGAGGCTCTCCCTACCTCTCGCTCACCTCCACCTGCTGGGACGACGAACTTTCGCGCACGTGGGAGGAGCTCCTCGCCCCATTCCATCCCCCCATCGTCATCGCCCGTAACCGCGAGCTCGAAGTCGTCCGGCTCGTGCGCGTCGAGGACGCGCAACCCATCATCCAACACCTTGGCCTCGCTGAGGCTGCCTCCGACTCCTCGGCCGCCACCCCTCCCCAGTCGTGGACCCCCGAGGACGCCAAGAAGCGCGAGCAAGAACTCAAGAAGGAGCGCCGCACCCGGAAGGCCGTCGTCGACCAGGCCCTCCACTCCGTCGCGGAGCGCGCCGCCGCCGAAGGACCCACCGACGCTGTTCTCCGCTTCCTCGCGGCCGAGGCTTTGAGCTCGGTCTCCTTCGACACCGCTCGACTGGTCTCCCAGCTTCGCGGCTTCACCGGCACGTCCAGCGAGTGCTTCGCCGGACTCGCCTCCTCCGTCGCCGCCCTCTCCGGCGCCCAAGCCCTCGGCCTCCTCTCCCAGGTCCTCTCAGCCCGCTGGGCCCACAGCCCACACGTCGGACTCCACCCTCCTGCCCTTGAGCGAGCGGCCGAGACGCTCGCG